TGGCCATTGAGTTTGTAGCACAGTATCACAGGTGGTAATCCTGCGGGATCTTCCAGCACACGATCAATGGGCAGCGAGCTTTTGAAGATTTGTTTGGGATCGTCGTTATGGTACCCGTTATAAAACACGCGGCGGATGTTATCGCGCGGTTTCGTCAGCCAGAGAATTTCACGTAAGGGAACCCCTTCCCAGACACCGGTACCCAGAGGGTTTCTGATATTCAGACAGGTCATCACTTTGGAAAACCGGACCGCGTGTTTTTCTCCCAGTTTGAGTAACGCTTCAAAATCAAGTGCGTTTCCATTCTCTTTGGTGAGGGGATTTCCCAGCCGGGCCTTGTTTTCCGGATCGCTAATCACTTCGAGAGACCAGGTCTCGCGCGTCAAACCGACCTGTTTCCGTTTCTCTTCACTCAAAGAATGCGGCTTGGGATTTCCCCGCGAGACATCACGAAATGATTTCGGAATGGTGAGATTGGTTTCGAGCTGGTCAATCGCCTGTTGTAGTGCGGGGTCTCGATCCTGAACCTTTGCCTGTAATTGATTGACGGCAGTAAAAGCAGCCGCCCCTGCTACGCCATATCTTAAAAAAAACCGTCGCGATAACCGAGAATGTTCTGCAAGAAATGCTTCCAGTGAGTCAGCCATACTTGCGCCTCTTTAAAAAAACGGGGACAGAAATTTTTCAATTAGATCTATTTTGATGCCCATTGAAGTATTCCGTCAACGAGTTTGTCTTAAATTGCGAATCGAAACATCAGAATGTCGGTTCTAAAAATACCCACAGGTAATCAATCGGCTCATTGATCGAAGACCATTAAGCCGTGCGGGCCGTCCGGAATGATCATCTTCTGATTCTGAATACAGATCCTGCCGGGGTTTCCTATCGTGTGAAACTGTTCGATTAATACTGGTTTGGTGAGATTAGAAATATCGGCAATCGTAATCAGGCCGGATGCGCGATCTGCAGTATAGAGTCGGTCATTAAAAATTGTCGGCTTCCCCAGATGCTCCCGCCGCTTTCCTAATTGATAACGCGTTAATTCCTTGAATGGGCGTTGTTCGGTTCGGTCGAGAAGCACATAACCACCGCGGGTAGTGACAAGCGTCTGTTTGCCGACAGCGATTAATCCGTTTGCAGCACCAAATCGTTCCGGATGATTATTCCCACTGTATTTGGGGACCTGGTTTGAATCATTTTGCAAATCATACCAGTACGTTCCCGAGACATGCCAGAACGCGGCTGCATAACGATCTTCTACAAGCCCCCGCATGATTTGATCGCCATACAGCAATCCATAACGGTTTTCCTTCAGAATCAATCGGAGATCAGCCGTGTTTCTTACATCCAGAATCAAAAGTGTATTGGCACCGTTTTGAATCAGTGCAAATTGCCCTTTGCCGGGGACTTCCACCTGTTTAATGGTACCGCGCCTGGGGAGATAGCGTCCTATTTCCTCGAGTTGGTGATCTTTAGTAAGCTGATAGATTCCTAGCCCGGCAACCCCTTCCGCAACATAGATTCGCGTACCTTGAACGTACACATCGGTGGCGAACCCGCCGGTAGTGTACTTTGCAAGCCGCTTAAAAGAGGGGAAAACCTGCAAGACTTCGATCCCGCCGTTTCCACAGGCAACGATGGCAAGATCGCCGGCAAAGTCCACGGCATGAATTTGCCCGTCTGTTTGATACAGGCGATACCGATTTGATTCAGAGGAACGGTTCAGCGGTGGAATCGAAGGCGGCACATTGGGATCCCTTTGAGGAACCCGGGCAATTCCTGGCGCGGCGACAATATGTAAATCGGACCAGCCGCCTGCCACATAGATATAATCTTTGGTTAACGCCAATGAACCGACG
This genomic interval from Gimesia alba contains the following:
- a CDS encoding molybdopterin-dependent oxidoreductase; this translates as MADSLEAFLAEHSRLSRRFFLRYGVAGAAAFTAVNQLQAKVQDRDPALQQAIDQLETNLTIPKSFRDVSRGNPKPHSLSEEKRKQVGLTRETWSLEVISDPENKARLGNPLTKENGNALDFEALLKLGEKHAVRFSKVMTCLNIRNPLGTGVWEGVPLREILWLTKPRDNIRRVFYNGYHNDDPKQIFKSSLPIDRVLEDPAGLPPVILCYKLNGQWLSPERGAPVRMVVPESYGFKNVKWLTHVYFSNLFHANDTYANGNNDIDSTLKTFASTLSCPKQVKPLQPIPITGYAQSGTAGLAKVQVWIQKNGESLPDDDKYFTTAPWIDAEILSAPASDQWGGDLPDHKIPPETIGFDNKTGKPNAWPMPLMKAHWAILMPGLPAGKYTLRCRTIDANGKAQPMPRPFRKSGHVSIEKKDLVVTA